One Cervus canadensis isolate Bull #8, Minnesota chromosome 1, ASM1932006v1, whole genome shotgun sequence genomic window carries:
- the TNFRSF13B gene encoding tumor necrosis factor receptor superfamily member 13B isoform X2, which yields MSGLGRRRQGGRSLAGQEESKSLSCRQEQGRYYDLLLRDCVSCASICGRHPKQCTHYCENTLRSQVSLLPEVRRQRAGEAPTRADSLGRYQVPEHRGLDAVPAPAGLKLSADQLALVYSTLGLCLCAIVCCFLLAVACFLKRRGVQVSFPTRPGPCPTQAKASKDHWMEAGRVAGAPPEPVETCSFCFPECRAPTQESAGAPPTPRSERTERRSRPGQSAARQPCVHAANGGIEAVYMPAQEGSLAT from the exons ATGAGTGGCCTAGGCCGGAGAAGGCAAGGTGGCCGCAGCCTGGCGGGCCAGGAGGAGTCGA agtcccTCAGTTGCCGCCAAGAGCAAGGCAGGTACTATGACCTGCTCCTGAGGGACTGCGTCAGCTGTGCCTCCATCTGCGGACGTCACCCCAAGCAGTGCACACACTACTGTGAGAACACGCTGAGGAGCCAAGTGAGCCTCCTACCAGAAGTCAGGAGACAGCGGGCCGGAGAGGCCCCAACCCGAGCGGACAGCCTGGGGAGGTACCAGGTGCCAGAGCACAGAGGCTTGGATGCGGTTCCAG CGCCTGCAGGGCTGAAGCTGAGCGCTGACCAGCTGGCACTGGTCTACAGCACGCTGGGCCTATGTCTCTGTGCCATCGTCTGCTGCTTCCTGCTGGCCGTGGCCTGCTTCCTCAAGAGGAGGGGGGTCCAGGTCTCCTTCCCGACGCGCCCAGGGCCGTGTCCCACGCAGGCCAAGGCCTCCAAGG ATCACTGGATGGAAGCCGGCCGCGTGGCAGGGGCGCCGCCCGAGCCAGTGGAGACGTGTAGCTTCTGCTTCCCGGAGTGCAGGGCGCCCACCCAGGAAAGCGCAGGCGCGCCCCCAACACCCAGGTCCGAGCGCACAGAGAGGAGGTCGCGCCCCGGCCAGAGCGCAGCCAGACAGCCCTGCGTGCACGCTGCGAACGGCGGGATCGAAGCAGTGTACATGCCCGCGCAGGAAGGAAGCCTGGCCACGTGA
- the TNFRSF13B gene encoding tumor necrosis factor receptor superfamily member 13B isoform X1, with amino-acid sequence MSGLGRRRQGGRSLAGQEESTPQGPRRGVAMEPCPEELYWDSLLNTCVSCKPTCSSQIPRTCAAFCKSLSCRQEQGRYYDLLLRDCVSCASICGRHPKQCTHYCENTLRSQVSLLPEVRRQRAGEAPTRADSLGRYQVPEHRGLDAVPAPAGLKLSADQLALVYSTLGLCLCAIVCCFLLAVACFLKRRGVQVSFPTRPGPCPTQAKASKDHWMEAGRVAGAPPEPVETCSFCFPECRAPTQESAGAPPTPRSERTERRSRPGQSAARQPCVHAANGGIEAVYMPAQEGSLAT; translated from the exons ATGAGTGGCCTAGGCCGGAGAAGGCAAGGTGGCCGCAGCCTGGCGGGCCAGGAGGAGTCGA CCCCACAGGGCCCGCGGCGGGGGGTGGCCATGGAGCCCTGCCCTGAAGAGCTGTACTGGGACTCACTGCTGAacacctgcgtctcctgcaaaCCCACCTGCAGCAGCCAGATTCCGCGCACCTGTGCGGCCTTCTGCA agtcccTCAGTTGCCGCCAAGAGCAAGGCAGGTACTATGACCTGCTCCTGAGGGACTGCGTCAGCTGTGCCTCCATCTGCGGACGTCACCCCAAGCAGTGCACACACTACTGTGAGAACACGCTGAGGAGCCAAGTGAGCCTCCTACCAGAAGTCAGGAGACAGCGGGCCGGAGAGGCCCCAACCCGAGCGGACAGCCTGGGGAGGTACCAGGTGCCAGAGCACAGAGGCTTGGATGCGGTTCCAG CGCCTGCAGGGCTGAAGCTGAGCGCTGACCAGCTGGCACTGGTCTACAGCACGCTGGGCCTATGTCTCTGTGCCATCGTCTGCTGCTTCCTGCTGGCCGTGGCCTGCTTCCTCAAGAGGAGGGGGGTCCAGGTCTCCTTCCCGACGCGCCCAGGGCCGTGTCCCACGCAGGCCAAGGCCTCCAAGG ATCACTGGATGGAAGCCGGCCGCGTGGCAGGGGCGCCGCCCGAGCCAGTGGAGACGTGTAGCTTCTGCTTCCCGGAGTGCAGGGCGCCCACCCAGGAAAGCGCAGGCGCGCCCCCAACACCCAGGTCCGAGCGCACAGAGAGGAGGTCGCGCCCCGGCCAGAGCGCAGCCAGACAGCCCTGCGTGCACGCTGCGAACGGCGGGATCGAAGCAGTGTACATGCCCGCGCAGGAAGGAAGCCTGGCCACGTGA